A single window of Cyanobium sp. AMD-g DNA harbors:
- a CDS encoding monovalent cation/H(+) antiporter subunit G: MTLASLADHASLLLLGAGLLFWFWGTWPLLESRTYLSKLHTLSVADTLGSTLMLLGLLLRIPGQWPLLVLALVALILWNTIFGYVLANCWLDSRRPTPPEPKP, translated from the coding sequence ATGACCCTCGCTTCCCTGGCCGATCACGCCAGCCTGCTGCTGCTGGGGGCGGGACTGCTGTTCTGGTTCTGGGGCACCTGGCCCCTGCTCGAAAGCCGCACCTACCTCAGCAAGCTGCACACCCTGTCGGTGGCCGACACCCTCGGCTCGACGCTGATGTTGCTGGGCCTGCTGCTGCGGATCCCTGGCCAGTGGCCCCTGCTGGTGCTGGCCCTGGTGGCCCTGATCCTCTGGAACACGATCTTCGGCTACGTGCTGGCCAACTGCTGGCTGGACTCCCGTCGGCCAACCCCCCCGGAGCCGAAGCCATGA
- a CDS encoding AAA family ATPase — protein MKPHRLTIEAFGPYADPVAVDFDALAAEGLFLIHGTTGAGKTFLLDALCFALYGEVSGDRSVKGLRSDHAAPGAVPRVSLEFSCGTARYRVERTPAHTAPKARGQGTTEKPPQAVLFRLDAGAPEQAVAAKTTEVTREVEGLVGLSAAQFRQVILLPQGRFAEVLRAKAEERETLLKTLFDTVIYERAGWWLEDQARMARNLALDQAREQEVRRRRAADAWAPQAPELPEGTEPPEPPADQAGLEVLVAAIGAVVQGTEAALGEASASLTAAQAAQAALTAQAERWDRRAAAAARLGELDAKRETVEAYRQKLSQAERAETLRPSLVAEAGARRALALVERELQEQLRTARHARAAARALPPSVLTLDLVALPSAEALAAAGADLAARGAEVRELARKAEEAAQAGGAATAASQRAGEAEAGRATATAQQELLAAEQERELVLLAQARSARDQLEGLQRAAREADGRAVAAEAIAPARERQHAAEAARNAADRQVNTAAAGLNDLRRRQIEGMAARLAGGLAAGAPCPVCGATEHPAPARPSADAVDDGAIAAAERTLAAATQAAQAAAVALANAQAALGTVLEKAGEGSDPLAARQAASTAAAAQLAALALADGLPALEQGTTDREQQRQQLAKAIEAAATAIALERRAAAEASQRQRTLAEQVTRELGEGLEPGAVLRAFGPLEAALQALVAGAGAHTRASSELEQAARRLGQELAASPFATAADAAAALQEQSWRQKLVERTAAYEAAVIEQRNLLAAPDLADLPEQRPDTAAAGEAVTRADGARTRAVERHSEARAAQREITRLTAEHRSGAAALAVKQERAERLSAVANRCQGKAAPYISLQRWVLSAYLADICGYANQRLALMTSGRYQLRLTDEGGHGGRNAGLGLRVLDAYTGEEREVSSLSGGETFQASLALALGVADTVQAHAGGVPLEALFIDEGFGSLDPDNLQLAMDELDRLRDGGRMIGLISHVGALRERIRGGVEVIAGERGSSLLVGVTA, from the coding sequence GTGAAGCCCCACCGGCTGACGATCGAGGCCTTCGGGCCCTACGCCGATCCGGTGGCGGTCGACTTCGACGCGCTGGCCGCCGAGGGGCTGTTCCTGATCCACGGCACCACCGGCGCCGGCAAGACCTTCCTGCTCGATGCCCTCTGCTTCGCCCTGTACGGCGAGGTGTCGGGCGACCGCAGCGTCAAGGGGCTGCGCTCCGACCACGCCGCCCCCGGCGCCGTGCCCCGGGTGAGCCTGGAGTTCTCCTGTGGCACCGCCCGCTATCGGGTGGAGCGCACCCCTGCCCACACCGCCCCCAAGGCCCGCGGCCAGGGCACCACCGAGAAGCCGCCCCAGGCGGTCCTGTTCCGCCTGGATGCCGGGGCGCCGGAGCAGGCCGTGGCGGCGAAGACCACCGAGGTGACCCGGGAAGTGGAGGGCCTGGTGGGGCTCAGCGCCGCCCAGTTCCGCCAGGTGATCCTGCTGCCCCAGGGACGCTTCGCCGAGGTGCTGCGCGCCAAAGCCGAGGAGCGCGAAACCCTGCTCAAGACCCTGTTCGACACCGTGATCTACGAGCGGGCCGGCTGGTGGCTCGAAGACCAGGCCCGCATGGCGCGGAACCTGGCGCTGGACCAGGCCCGGGAGCAGGAGGTGCGGCGGCGCCGGGCGGCCGACGCCTGGGCCCCCCAGGCTCCCGAGTTGCCGGAGGGGACCGAACCGCCCGAGCCGCCCGCCGACCAGGCCGGCCTCGAGGTGCTGGTGGCGGCGATCGGTGCGGTGGTGCAGGGCACCGAAGCCGCCCTGGGGGAGGCCTCCGCCAGCCTGACGGCGGCCCAGGCGGCCCAGGCGGCTCTCACGGCGCAGGCGGAGCGCTGGGACCGGCGCGCCGCCGCCGCCGCCCGGCTGGGTGAACTGGACGCCAAACGGGAGACGGTGGAGGCGTACCGCCAGAAGCTCAGCCAGGCGGAGCGGGCCGAAACGTTGCGTCCCAGCCTGGTGGCCGAAGCGGGGGCCCGCCGCGCCCTCGCCCTGGTGGAACGGGAGCTGCAGGAGCAACTGCGCACCGCACGCCACGCCCGGGCCGCGGCGCGGGCGCTGCCGCCGTCGGTGCTGACTCTGGATCTGGTGGCCCTGCCCTCCGCCGAAGCCCTGGCCGCGGCCGGTGCCGACCTGGCCGCCCGGGGCGCCGAGGTGCGGGAGCTGGCCCGCAAGGCCGAGGAGGCCGCCCAGGCCGGGGGGGCGGCAACCGCCGCCAGCCAGCGGGCCGGCGAGGCCGAGGCCGGGCGGGCCACAGCCACGGCCCAGCAGGAGCTCCTGGCGGCGGAGCAGGAGCGGGAGCTGGTGCTGCTCGCCCAGGCCCGCAGCGCCCGCGACCAGCTCGAAGGCCTGCAGCGGGCCGCCCGGGAGGCTGATGGCCGCGCCGTGGCCGCCGAAGCCATCGCCCCGGCCCGGGAGCGTCAGCACGCGGCCGAGGCCGCCAGGAACGCCGCCGATCGCCAGGTCAACACGGCGGCCGCCGGCCTCAACGACCTGCGGCGGCGCCAGATCGAGGGCATGGCCGCCCGGCTGGCCGGGGGTCTGGCCGCCGGCGCCCCCTGCCCGGTCTGCGGCGCCACGGAACACCCGGCGCCGGCCCGGCCCTCCGCTGACGCGGTGGACGACGGCGCGATCGCCGCCGCGGAACGGACGCTCGCCGCGGCCACCCAGGCGGCGCAGGCGGCCGCAGTGGCCCTGGCCAACGCCCAGGCCGCCCTGGGCACGGTGCTGGAGAAGGCTGGCGAGGGCAGCGATCCACTCGCCGCCCGCCAGGCCGCCAGCACCGCCGCTGCCGCCCAGCTGGCGGCCCTGGCCCTGGCCGACGGTCTGCCGGCGCTGGAGCAGGGCACCACCGATCGGGAGCAGCAGCGGCAGCAGCTGGCCAAGGCCATCGAGGCGGCTGCCACGGCAATCGCCCTGGAGCGCCGGGCCGCCGCCGAGGCCAGCCAGCGACAGCGGACCCTGGCGGAGCAGGTGACCCGGGAGCTGGGGGAGGGGCTGGAGCCCGGCGCGGTGCTGCGGGCCTTCGGGCCCCTGGAGGCCGCCCTCCAGGCCCTGGTGGCCGGGGCCGGCGCCCACACCCGCGCCAGCAGCGAGCTGGAGCAGGCGGCCCGGCGGCTGGGCCAGGAACTGGCCGCCTCACCCTTCGCCACGGCGGCGGATGCCGCAGCGGCCCTGCAGGAGCAGAGCTGGCGCCAGAAGCTGGTGGAACGGACCGCGGCCTACGAGGCGGCGGTGATCGAGCAGCGCAACCTGCTGGCCGCCCCCGATCTGGCGGATCTGCCGGAGCAGCGCCCTGACACCGCCGCCGCCGGCGAGGCCGTGACCCGCGCCGATGGGGCCCGCACCCGGGCGGTGGAGCGCCACAGCGAAGCCCGGGCCGCCCAGCGGGAGATCACCCGCCTCACCGCGGAACACCGGTCCGGCGCCGCCGCCCTGGCGGTGAAGCAGGAGCGGGCCGAGCGCCTCAGCGCCGTGGCCAACCGCTGCCAGGGAAAGGCGGCCCCCTACATCTCCCTGCAGCGCTGGGTGCTCTCGGCCTACCTCGCCGACATCTGCGGCTACGCCAACCAGCGGCTCGCCCTGATGACCTCCGGCCGCTACCAGCTGCGGCTCACGGACGAGGGCGGCCACGGCGGCCGCAACGCCGGCCTGGGTCTGCGGGTGCTGGATGCCTACACCGGCGAGGAGCGGGAGGTGAGCAGCCTCTCGGGCGGCGAAACCTTCCAGGCCTCCCTCGCCCTGGCCCTGGGGGTGGCCGACACGGTGCAGGCCCACGCCGGTGGCGTGCCCCTGGAGGCCCTGTTCATCGACGAAGGCTTCGGCAGCCTCGATCCCGACAACCTGCAGCTGGCCATGGACGAACTCGACCGGCTGCGGGACGGGGGCCGCATGATCGGCCTGATCAGCCACGTGGGCGCCCTGCGTGAACGCATCCGTGGTGGCGTCGAGGTGATCGCCGGCGAGCGCGGCTCCAGCCTGCTGGTGGGGGTCACCGCCTAA
- a CDS encoding Na(+)/H(+) antiporter subunit B, which translates to MTWLYLLAATALCLAPLDATLPPAPPIGPVIASLAAMTAVPNLVSGVILHTRLYDTVAEVVVFTLASIGVRFLLGGEPTKASIRAIDDSPSVVLCQLGATLAALIGVELALRGHLSPGGGFAAGVAGGTAIGLMLISGSARLSDRLYRRWRADLWEKAAVIAFVLLSAFALGGVPLSAGGFGTLASGGWIPLLNVLVALKVTLGSWAMVHLFVRHRGLL; encoded by the coding sequence ATGACCTGGCTCTACCTGCTGGCCGCCACCGCGCTCTGCCTGGCCCCGCTGGACGCGACCCTGCCGCCGGCTCCCCCCATCGGCCCGGTGATCGCGTCCCTCGCCGCCATGACCGCTGTGCCCAATCTGGTGTCGGGGGTGATCCTGCACACCCGTCTGTACGACACCGTCGCCGAGGTGGTGGTGTTCACCCTGGCCTCGATCGGGGTGCGCTTCCTGCTGGGCGGGGAGCCCACCAAGGCGAGCATCCGCGCCATCGACGATTCTCCGTCGGTGGTGCTCTGCCAGCTCGGGGCCACCTTGGCCGCCTTGATCGGGGTGGAGCTGGCCCTGCGCGGCCACCTGTCTCCGGGGGGCGGCTTTGCGGCGGGCGTGGCCGGTGGCACCGCCATCGGCCTGATGCTGATCAGCGGCTCGGCCCGGCTCTCCGACCGCCTCTACCGCCGCTGGCGGGCCGACCTCTGGGAGAAGGCCGCCGTGATCGCCTTCGTGCTCCTCTCGGCCTTCGCCCTTGGGGGTGTCCCCCTGTCCGCCGGCGGCTTCGGCACCCTGGCCTCCGGGGGCTGGATCCCCCTGCTCAACGTGCTGGTGGCCCTCAAGGTGACCCTGGGCTCCTGGGCGATGGTGCATCTGTTCGTGCGCCATCGGGGCTTGCTTTAG
- a CDS encoding cation:proton antiporter subunit C codes for MDAVRLLALLILVTVLVGFVGLLLRRNLFLKVMAMDVMGSAVVALFVLVAARTGLRSPILLAPAASETATASVPLADPIPQAVILTAIVIGLSIQALLLVVITRLSRVDPSLDLGSFEMGSGEAGGLR; via the coding sequence ATGGATGCGGTCCGGCTGCTCGCGCTCCTGATTCTGGTGACGGTGCTGGTGGGTTTTGTGGGGCTGCTCCTGCGCCGCAACCTCTTTCTGAAGGTCATGGCCATGGACGTGATGGGGTCGGCCGTGGTGGCCCTGTTCGTGCTCGTGGCGGCGCGCACCGGGCTGCGGAGCCCGATCCTGTTGGCCCCTGCTGCCTCTGAGACGGCGACGGCCAGCGTTCCACTGGCTGACCCGATCCCCCAGGCCGTGATTCTCACGGCGATCGTGATCGGCCTTTCCATCCAGGCCCTGCTGCTGGTGGTGATCACCCGCCTGTCCCGCGTGGATCCCAGCCTGGATCTGGGCAGCTTCGAGATGGGGAGCGGCGAAGCGGGGGGCCTGCGCTGA
- a CDS encoding hydrogenase subunit MbhD domain-containing protein: MSGTFSLAGELDLLLPITALLPLTAVLLVSQSNPYQTLVLRGILGSVSTLLYALLGAPDVAITEALVGTLLSTTLYAVALRSSMALRLSYPADAPPSDACLERLREWLEPLSLRLRLLPPVSEQTGEADASHGCLGPGLRLELANPRLVARLRALEGFRRWRQGGGELLLRELP; encoded by the coding sequence ATGAGCGGCACCTTTTCTCTGGCGGGGGAGCTGGACCTGCTGCTGCCGATCACCGCCCTGTTGCCCCTCACCGCCGTGCTGCTGGTGAGCCAGTCGAACCCCTACCAGACCCTGGTGCTGCGGGGCATCCTGGGGTCGGTGTCCACCTTGCTGTACGCCCTGCTGGGGGCCCCGGACGTGGCGATCACCGAGGCACTGGTGGGCACCCTGCTGTCCACCACCCTCTATGCAGTGGCGCTGCGGTCTTCGATGGCGCTGCGGTTGTCGTATCCGGCTGACGCCCCCCCCAGCGACGCCTGTCTGGAGCGGTTGCGCGAATGGCTGGAGCCCCTGTCACTGCGGCTGCGGCTGCTGCCACCGGTATCGGAGCAGACCGGCGAGGCCGACGCGAGCCATGGGTGCCTGGGGCCGGGCCTGCGGCTGGAGCTGGCCAACCCCCGGCTGGTGGCGCGTCTGCGGGCCCTGGAGGGCTTTCGCCGCTGGCGGCAGGGCGGCGGTGAACTGCTGCTGCGGGAGCTTCCATGA
- a CDS encoding exonuclease SbcCD subunit D: MRLLHTSDWHLGRSFHGASLLEEQAAAIERIAELASEHAVDAVLIAGDLYDRAIPPAEAVELFNKALAQLSREGTAVVAIAGNHDSHVRVSVYDPLLSAFGVTIRGDVGRATEPVLVTPRAGGTPVAIYPLPYLEPAVVGPALAGAPVRLRHEEVTRLAIERIHADRRERPPHRSVLVAHTFVAGGETSESERELTIGNVDRVSVAAFAGFDYVALGHLHASQQLDGPRVAYSGTPLAYSFSEERQVKSVRIVELAADGTPSVQVVPLGVGRRLCTLRGPIDELCGDPRHAAASEARVRAILTDDSLPLQAMARLRARFPHIAELRHEPPEVARAGEVERHRQVRQARSPLELATAFFADQQGQPPGEPEAELLRSALAAAERGGER; the protein is encoded by the coding sequence ATGCGCCTGCTGCACACCTCCGACTGGCACCTGGGCCGCAGTTTCCACGGCGCCTCGCTGCTGGAGGAACAGGCGGCGGCGATCGAGCGGATCGCCGAACTGGCCAGCGAGCATGCCGTTGATGCGGTGCTGATCGCCGGCGACCTCTACGACCGGGCCATTCCGCCGGCCGAGGCGGTGGAGCTGTTCAACAAGGCCCTGGCCCAGTTGAGCCGCGAAGGCACCGCCGTGGTGGCCATCGCCGGCAACCACGATTCCCATGTGCGGGTGTCGGTGTACGACCCGCTGCTCTCGGCCTTCGGCGTCACAATCCGCGGCGACGTGGGCCGGGCCACCGAGCCGGTGCTGGTGACGCCCCGGGCCGGCGGCACGCCGGTGGCCATCTATCCGCTGCCCTACCTGGAGCCGGCGGTGGTGGGGCCGGCCCTGGCCGGGGCCCCCGTGCGCCTGCGCCACGAAGAGGTGACCCGCCTGGCCATCGAGCGGATCCACGCCGACCGCCGCGAACGGCCACCCCACCGTTCGGTGCTGGTGGCCCACACCTTCGTGGCCGGCGGCGAGACGTCGGAGTCGGAGCGGGAACTCACCATCGGCAACGTCGACCGGGTGAGCGTGGCGGCCTTCGCGGGCTTCGATTACGTGGCCCTCGGCCACCTGCACGCCTCCCAGCAGCTGGACGGCCCCCGGGTGGCCTATTCGGGCACCCCCCTGGCCTATTCCTTCTCCGAGGAGCGTCAGGTCAAGTCGGTGCGGATCGTGGAGCTGGCCGCCGACGGGACTCCATCTGTGCAGGTGGTGCCCCTGGGGGTGGGCCGGCGCCTGTGCACCCTGCGGGGACCCATCGACGAGCTCTGCGGCGACCCCCGCCACGCCGCCGCCAGCGAGGCGCGGGTGCGGGCGATCCTCACCGACGACAGCCTGCCCCTGCAGGCCATGGCCCGGCTGCGGGCCCGCTTTCCCCACATCGCCGAGCTGCGCCACGAGCCCCCCGAGGTGGCCCGCGCCGGCGAGGTCGAGCGCCACCGCCAGGTGCGCCAGGCCCGTTCGCCGCTGGAGCTGGCCACCGCCTTCTTCGCCGACCAGCAGGGCCAGCCGCCCGGCGAACCGGAGGCCGAACTGCTGCGGTCGGCCCTGGCGGCGGCGGAACGGGGAGGGGAGCGGTGA
- a CDS encoding FAD/NAD(P)-binding oxidoreductase, whose product MAAAASNAPRHHRVLIVGGGSAGITVAAQLLRARSGLDVAILEPASVHAYQSGWILAGAGLLPYAQTQRPEAAVIPAGAVWIRDSAASFEPEARRVITAAGVALSYEVLVVATGLKLDWSRIQGLPEALGQHGVVSNYSHPHIAATWKAIRDFRGGTALFTHPATPIKCGGAPQKVMYLADDIFQATSGVGVNTRVIFSSAQAKLYPVEAYNATVEQVVQRRGIETHLLHNLVEVRAQERVAVFEVLAEGREPRREEIPYDLLHVVPPMAAPDVIAASPLAIAGPGGWVEVDRLTCQHRHFSDVFALGDVSSLPTAKSLAAVRGQAPVLVANLLAHLDGRPLPAQYDGYTACPLITSFHDVVMAEFDYSLQPVSSFLVDPTKERWSMFLVETRVFPWVYWHRVLKGRLHESRFLRPFGPLVRALGLARRGPP is encoded by the coding sequence ATGGCGGCTGCTGCATCGAACGCCCCCCGTCACCACCGCGTTCTGATCGTCGGTGGCGGTTCCGCCGGCATCACCGTCGCCGCCCAGTTGCTGCGCGCCCGCTCCGGCCTGGACGTGGCGATCCTGGAGCCCGCCTCCGTCCACGCCTACCAGTCCGGCTGGATCCTGGCCGGTGCCGGCCTGCTCCCCTACGCCCAGACCCAGCGGCCCGAGGCCGCCGTGATCCCAGCCGGTGCCGTCTGGATCCGGGACAGCGCCGCCTCCTTCGAGCCGGAGGCCCGGCGGGTGATCACCGCGGCCGGGGTCGCCCTCAGCTACGAGGTGCTGGTGGTGGCCACGGGCCTGAAGCTCGACTGGAGCCGCATCCAGGGCCTGCCGGAGGCCCTCGGCCAGCACGGGGTCGTCAGCAATTACTCCCACCCCCACATCGCTGCCACCTGGAAGGCGATCCGCGACTTCCGCGGTGGAACGGCCCTGTTCACCCATCCCGCCACACCGATCAAATGCGGCGGCGCCCCCCAGAAGGTGATGTACCTGGCCGACGACATCTTCCAGGCCACCAGCGGGGTGGGCGTGAACACCCGGGTGATCTTCTCCAGCGCCCAGGCGAAGCTCTATCCGGTGGAGGCCTACAACGCCACCGTGGAGCAGGTGGTGCAACGCCGGGGGATCGAGACCCACCTGCTCCACAACCTCGTGGAGGTGCGCGCCCAGGAGCGGGTGGCCGTCTTCGAGGTGCTGGCCGAGGGCCGGGAGCCCAGGCGGGAGGAGATTCCCTACGACCTGCTCCATGTGGTGCCGCCGATGGCGGCACCGGATGTGATCGCCGCCAGCCCCCTGGCGATCGCCGGTCCGGGGGGCTGGGTGGAGGTCGACAGACTCACGTGCCAGCACAGGCACTTCAGCGATGTCTTCGCCCTCGGCGACGTGAGTTCCCTGCCCACGGCCAAGAGCCTGGCGGCCGTGCGCGGCCAGGCGCCGGTGCTGGTGGCCAACCTGCTGGCCCACCTCGATGGTCGCCCGCTGCCCGCCCAGTACGACGGCTACACCGCCTGCCCCCTGATCACCAGCTTCCACGACGTGGTGATGGCGGAGTTCGACTACAGCCTGCAGCCGGTGAGCTCGTTCCTGGTGGACCCCACCAAGGAGCGCTGGAGCATGTTCCTGGTGGAAACGCGGGTGTTCCCCTGGGTGTACTGGCACCGGGTGCTCAAGGGGCGCCTGCACGAAAGCCGCTTCCTCAGGCCGTTCGGGCCCCTGGTGCGCGCCCTGGGGCTGGCACGCCGCGGGCCTCCCTAG
- a CDS encoding serine protease has product MTIATKGKGKESDDCNQDDLPLTQIEARERFCQEASGDIPADLRKLLLPELKPYKLQPIEAREEQFDSRRLDPMIPKWFGTTSQPRKSRLPRRPRVLMNGRDLNPLTLFAPEDRRTYDDTRYPWGTICRVITAAGAGSGVIVGPRHVLTASHVVDWAGNSGGTVEVHRVAGSMRASTSITKVWYYTQVTGSVDWFENDEDYALLVTESRIGDLFGWMGTRTYNSSWDGEPWWWNIGYPGSIANGLRPTFQNRKELDEPWYDLGPARSMSTNADLTPGNSGGPMFAFWNDGPYVVSVVSSEDSDANWCSGGSWLTNLVRHGRQADP; this is encoded by the coding sequence ATGACAATAGCCACCAAAGGGAAAGGTAAAGAAAGCGACGACTGCAACCAGGACGATCTACCACTCACCCAGATAGAAGCACGCGAACGCTTCTGCCAGGAGGCGAGCGGTGACATCCCCGCTGATCTGCGCAAGCTGCTTCTACCTGAGCTGAAGCCCTACAAACTGCAGCCGATCGAAGCCAGGGAGGAGCAGTTCGACAGCCGGCGCCTCGATCCGATGATTCCAAAGTGGTTCGGCACCACCAGTCAGCCACGCAAGTCCCGCCTGCCCCGCCGGCCCAGGGTCTTGATGAACGGACGTGACCTGAATCCACTGACGTTGTTCGCACCGGAGGATCGCCGCACCTATGACGACACCCGCTACCCCTGGGGAACGATCTGCCGGGTGATCACGGCAGCCGGAGCGGGGTCGGGGGTGATTGTGGGCCCCCGGCACGTGCTCACCGCCAGCCACGTGGTCGACTGGGCCGGCAACAGCGGCGGCACGGTGGAAGTGCACCGGGTGGCGGGTTCGATGCGGGCCTCCACAAGCATCACCAAAGTCTGGTATTACACCCAGGTCACCGGCAGCGTCGACTGGTTCGAGAACGACGAGGACTATGCCCTGCTGGTCACGGAGAGCCGGATCGGGGACCTGTTCGGCTGGATGGGCACCCGCACCTACAACAGCTCCTGGGACGGGGAGCCGTGGTGGTGGAACATCGGCTATCCCGGCAGCATCGCCAATGGCCTGCGCCCCACCTTCCAGAACCGCAAGGAACTCGATGAGCCCTGGTACGACCTCGGCCCGGCCCGGTCGATGAGCACCAATGCCGATCTCACCCCGGGCAACTCCGGCGGCCCGATGTTCGCCTTCTGGAACGACGGCCCCTACGTGGTCTCGGTCGTGTCGAGCGAGGACAGCGACGCCAACTGGTGCTCCGGCGGCTCCTGGCTCACCAACCTGGTGCGCCACGGCCGCCAGGCCGATCCCTGA
- a CDS encoding proton-conducting transporter membrane subunit, translating to MPPISAESLLIGWLLLPFMAAFLAALLPPLARWLALSCCLATAAVAAAIQAGALPASLHLLGPYGVALQPDALAAPFLLLNALVSGAVVLDGWRRPMPGPFLLLLMVLHGGLASAFVAVDLISLYVTLEVVGISAFLLILITRSERSLWLALRYLLISNTVMTFYLVGAAVVYLEQGSFQLAVVGAAGAAALALLLVGLLTKAGLFLSGLWLPRTHAEAPAEVSALLSGVVVVAGIVPLLRLAGAVHALAEVLPVIGVASAGLGLMFALVEMDAKWLLAWSTLSQMGLVVLAPAAGGLYALGHGLAKAALFLLARRFPGRDLAGWTGRPLAAGVLVPLWIASLSIVGVPPLLGFFAKSGLDRALPGPSGLLPSLLSVGTAAVFARLWSAPLQPAALPPSASVQADPAWSPGVVLLLAALVLLGAGEASRSWGPALGAEAAKAGLVLAAGMGLHRLLQPLRRSPWFRLPDLEGFPDLIGGIGVVGAGLLVWVR from the coding sequence ATGCCGCCCATCTCCGCTGAAAGCCTGCTGATCGGCTGGCTGCTGCTGCCGTTCATGGCGGCCTTCCTGGCCGCCCTGCTGCCCCCCCTGGCCCGCTGGCTGGCCCTGTCCTGTTGCCTGGCCACCGCTGCCGTGGCCGCAGCGATCCAGGCCGGTGCCCTGCCGGCCAGCCTCCACCTGTTGGGGCCCTACGGCGTGGCGCTGCAGCCCGACGCCCTGGCAGCCCCCTTCCTGCTTCTCAATGCCCTGGTGTCTGGTGCTGTGGTGCTCGACGGCTGGCGCCGGCCGATGCCGGGCCCGTTCCTGCTGCTGCTGATGGTGTTGCACGGGGGCCTGGCCTCGGCCTTCGTGGCGGTGGATCTGATCAGCCTCTACGTGACCCTGGAGGTGGTGGGGATCAGTGCCTTCCTGTTGATCCTGATCACCCGATCGGAGCGCTCCCTCTGGCTGGCGTTGCGTTACTTGCTGATCAGCAACACGGTGATGACCTTTTATCTGGTCGGCGCCGCCGTGGTTTATCTGGAGCAGGGCAGTTTCCAGCTGGCGGTCGTCGGCGCGGCTGGAGCCGCCGCCCTGGCCCTGTTGCTGGTGGGTCTGCTCACCAAGGCCGGTCTGTTCCTCTCCGGGCTTTGGCTGCCCCGCACCCACGCCGAGGCGCCGGCGGAGGTCTCGGCGCTGCTCTCCGGTGTGGTCGTCGTCGCCGGAATCGTCCCCCTGCTGCGGCTCGCCGGCGCCGTGCACGCCCTGGCGGAGGTGCTGCCGGTGATCGGTGTGGCCAGCGCCGGCCTGGGTCTGATGTTCGCCCTGGTGGAGATGGATGCTAAATGGCTGCTGGCCTGGAGCACCCTCTCCCAGATGGGCCTGGTGGTGCTGGCACCCGCCGCCGGAGGGCTGTACGCCCTTGGCCATGGTCTGGCCAAGGCCGCCCTGTTCCTGCTGGCCCGGCGCTTTCCTGGCCGCGACCTGGCGGGCTGGACCGGCCGGCCCCTGGCCGCCGGGGTGCTGGTCCCCCTGTGGATCGCCTCTCTGTCGATCGTGGGGGTGCCGCCGCTGCTCGGCTTCTTCGCCAAGTCGGGCCTTGATCGCGCCCTGCCGGGGCCGTCGGGCCTGCTGCCCAGCCTGTTGAGCGTGGGCACGGCGGCGGTGTTCGCCCGTCTCTGGAGCGCGCCCTTGCAGCCAGCGGCGCTACCGCCTTCAGCCAGCGTGCAAGCCGATCCGGCCTGGTCGCCTGGGGTGGTGCTGCTGCTGGCGGCGCTCGTGCTGCTGGGTGCCGGCGAGGCCAGCCGCAGCTGGGGTCCCGCCCTGGGAGCGGAGGCGGCCAAGGCGGGGTTGGTGCTGGCGGCTGGGATGGGGCTGCACCGGTTGCTGCAGCCGCTGCGGCGCAGCCCCTGGTTCCGGCTGCCGGACCTGGAGGGCTTCCCCGATCTGATCGGTGGCATCGGTGTGGTGGGGGCCGGACTGCTGGTGTGGGTGCGATGA
- a CDS encoding Na+/H+ antiporter subunit E: protein MRRLLPLLLTTGFRLAVWCLLTADLSRLNLMIGLVVALLLPRAHSRPLPLRALLRALGRSLLAVPQAYVEALRLIFGHESVEAEISESATEGTIPLLVFLDVFRITLTPFTIVLGLEDGGRRYRIHAMKPGPRHGGQTP from the coding sequence ATGAGACGCCTCCTCCCCCTGCTGCTGACCACCGGCTTCCGCCTGGCGGTCTGGTGCCTGCTCACCGCTGACCTGAGCCGCCTCAACCTGATGATCGGGCTTGTGGTGGCCCTCCTCCTGCCCCGCGCCCACTCCCGGCCCCTGCCCCTGCGCGCCTTGCTGCGGGCCCTGGGGCGCAGTCTGCTGGCCGTTCCCCAGGCCTACGTGGAGGCCCTGCGGCTCATCTTTGGCCACGAGTCGGTGGAGGCTGAGATCAGCGAGTCCGCCACCGAAGGCACCATCCCCCTGCTGGTGTTCCTGGACGTGTTCCGCATCACCCTCACCCCCTTCACGATCGTGCTCGGCCTGGAGGACGGCGGCCGCCGGTACCGCATCCATGCCATGAAGCCTGGCCCCCGCCATGGAGGCCAGACCCCATGA